In Danio rerio strain Tuebingen ecotype United States chromosome 9, GRCz12tu, whole genome shotgun sequence, the genomic window tatatatatatatatatatatatatttttttttttttttatatacatatatgcttATATCTTTTGTGTCCCTTGTTTTTTAATTATGCTTATATTTTATGCTGATGCACCATAAAAAATCTGGTAAATAGATTTCATGTTGCAATATATATGGCAAAAAAGTTAATATCTCAAATGTATTTTTTCCACAATATCATGTAACCTTAATATTTACTGTGAATACAGCTGACATTGTTCATTTCTTTTATTTAGCTGattagaaaattatttatttttacgatCAACTATCACCTATTCGAAATGCTTTAAATTTAAGTCTTAAAGTCACTCAAAACTTTATAAGGGCAGTCAACAATAAAACTACAAATATGGCAACAACCCACAACCAATGACAAGGGATCAAGCATGGGATTTGTGTGAATATCGAAAGAATATTTCCATTATTTCACCACTAGAGAGCAGAAATGCTTGTTATGTACATTTCAGATATGTACTGTGTACGGGTTAGGTCAGCTCTGCTGACtgacaaatattattacttatatatTGAAGCATTTTGGCAACCTAGTTTTGCAGGTACTCACTAATAAAGAAGGTTTCtaacatgtttttgtttatttatttattttaatcttttttatttatcagaCTTATTTGGTTCCTATGAGGGGAAAACAGCTAGTAAATAATACAGAATTAGGAAATGTAAAGAAACGTCTTGAAACACATAAACACTCGTAATGTAAGGTTTAGAGCCAAAAACTACATTTTACTAAGCTAAAATTGCGGTTAATTTTTGTCGGAAATATAAGATGTTAACTTGTTGTAAAATCGTTAAAAGGGTGcacatttattgtttgtttgttccatacagaaaaaaatacagctGTCGCATCTCTgacagtaaataaatgattaaaattcgAGCCTAATtcgcaaaaaaatattaaacatttttatgtaaAGTATAGGTCGCCGCTGGCAACAACCGAGCCGCAcgatttatgtatatttaaatgccttaaacattttaagtcaGGCAAAAATTGAGTCAGTCTGCAGAGTGAAGGACCCCACGCAGCACGCGCACACGTGTTTGTCTACAGCCATGGCGGACATGCAGATGAAGATTCTTCGCAAGAAAATTCAAAAGATAagcgaaaaaaataaacaacgcAAACTGCTGCAATCtcagaaagaagaagaaaacagcGAAGGTAATGTATTTACGTTGATTATAGACAAGACTGACGTGAGTTAGTGTTGTGTGGCATATTACAAACACGCTGGTCTTAAACGCGTTGTCTTATACAAGTTTTGTCTTATATTTTACTCAGATTTCTTTAATCTTATAACACATATGGGTTTAGTTTTATAGTAATAGTAATTCTAATCGTGGCTATGTGTGATTTAATGTCTATCTTCAGGAATATATTACCGACACAccttactgaggtaaagttggttttatattgactcatttagactttctccttaataatataatttcagaaaacttatttacaaattataaatagtaaattcatataagcagccaatgactatcagagTACAGAATTTTTCATTGCTCACAGCCGATTAAATAGTGCTactgttgtttttaagtcatacttGCGTGTGATTTTAcaccgaatattcagagtaccatggtaaacaatatagggagcaagTCACaggttgtcactgaacgaatgtgcgagtATTAAACCAACTGTAACGTTACCTCAATACACACCTTTACTTATTACCTCCTCAAATAGCCTGTAGTTGCATAACTTTTCCCCTTTGGTAAAGTTGTTGAAGTGTGCTGTCTGTGTTTCTCATCTGGCAGACGTGAAGGATGTTTTGGATGAATCTGAAGTGGCCAGTGATTCTGCTCCAAATGTCATCGAAGAGCAGCAGCAAAGTGTCTCGGATGAAGTGAACGAAACCTCACAGAAAcccaagaagaagaaaaaaaaacgaaaattagATACTACTGGAGAATCAACAACATCCAGTGAGTGTTTAATGATGCTGTGCATGTTCAGAATAGTTCGTGTTGGTCACTATGGGCTTGTGATGAGTAACTATAGATGTGACTCTAGTTGGATTTTGATTGTAATATTTAAACCAGAGATGCCTATACATGCTAGCataatttggcccaccatcccatctaagatgagagggagaatgatggggatggtttagagattgtcatttcaagttTAAAGtaaccttttatttatttgttaattttttttgttaagctacaaaaacctaactgaaataaaatgtttcaatttaaagCTGTCATTTAATTTAACGTTCATAATGTCACCCAACGGATAGAGGGCAATGCAGAGACTTGGGTGAGCAAaccaaggcaaaggcagattctgctggactagtgtatttagcattgaactccacAGTGTTATAtatgtgattgtttgtttttattgcaatgagTTACAATTAAAAAGGTTATACTGCTTTAGTTAATGCGATTCAAAGtgatagtttggtatatttatctttggTGTATTagcccacagctctcaatgatattttgtttttggctCTTCATACGAATAAGCTTGGTCAcgcatcatttaaataaattaacattatcAATATGTATCTTTAGGTGTAAAAAAGGCTAAAAAGCAGAGTGTAGAGACAACACAGGCATCTGCAGGTGAGGAAGAGCAGCAGGAAGAAGGAAATTTAGAGACTGTGAAGTGTCCAGAGAATGGAAATAATGAAAAAGAGGGATCGGCTGAGGAGGATAGTGATGAAGATGGACCACAACTTCCTTCTGGTCTGACAGGTAAAGTTGGCTGTACCTGACTTTTGTGATGTGAAATCCACtatatattatagtaaataatatttaaataaattaatattttaataaattaatatttcaatatttaaataaatatttatggtGAGGGGTAGGCATGGGTCGGTATTAGATTCTGGCGGTTTGATagccttgaataaaaatatcatggtattgtactgctctaaaatatatattctttttaagtgTCTGTGAAAAATACAAACACTTTTTTactcctttgaacacaatatattttattatgaaaaacatttaaaatactttggaaATCAGTCAGGctaagtaaattaaatgaatcattgacctctgctgtcttaATTTGGTTaaataacacagatttctttaccatgtaaacagcatatttggatatcttttctgcaggAGATTCTGTTAtcctttataaaaaaagaaagaaaagaaacgtaaattttaaaaaatcttaaacatacattaggaacggtatagcagaacattttgacggttttaaaactttgacttttccaaaatgcagtataccttgaaagcagttgttgtcccatgcctagtgaggggtgttgttgttgttgttggacaCCTGGACAAAAATATTGTTATGTCCAATCAGTTTGGCTATTTTTAGGATCATTATTTTTTTAGCCTGGACATGAAAACATTATACATATATGTAATCTCACTTTAGATTAgttacttatttatcaggggtcgcgaaccgccaattactctggcatatgttttaatcCAGCTGCTACCCAATGTAATACACACTGTAAATTTGATGGTGTTTTACaattgcatgtatgtgtgtaaaagagatgtaaaaaatgtatgcacTATTACATTCACAGAGACTgcttattttttgtatttgtaaaaaaaactatttatttgacAAGTTACTGTAGGAATATGGAGCTGGCCAACATAATTTGCTGTGCGTTTTCTCGgaaaaaactaaattacaatttacttttaaattgaGAAACACGTCTTTTAGTTCAGATTGGAAATATTTTTCCTGTTCTATTAGAGCATTTAACTAAATTTCACTGTAAACATGCTTATAACATTAAGATCCTTTAATCTAAAATCTAATAAGGCTCTTTTTTATTCAGCTAGCTGTTTAAGTGAGTTGTATTTCCCTTTGGGTTTTGTGGAATGCAAAATAGCAATTTTAAAAGTGTGCTTATTGATTGATTGACCGGTGATTTCTTCAGGTGCGTTTGAGGACCGGTCATTTGCATCCTTGTCAGAAGTGGTCAGTGAGAACACGCTGAAGGGAGTGAAGGAAATGGGCTTTGACACCATGACTGAAATCCAGCACAAGACCATACGCCCTTTGCTGGAGGGAAGGTGAGTGCTATCCATCAACGAACACCTccaacatttgtttgtttgtcagatTAAAGCTTGTGTGCTGTTCTTTTCATTAGAGACGTGTTGGCAGCAGCTAAAACAGGAAGTGGCAAAACTCTAGCTTTCCTGATTCCCTCAATTGAGCTTATCTATAAACTGAAATTCATGCCTAGAAATGGTAAGTGGATTTTCTGACATTTATAGATGATCTATAATGGAGGTCCCAGTCAAGCCTGTAAGTATATGagatgtctgtgtgtttctgtcaGGCACTGGAGTGATAGTTCTGTCTCCTACACGTGAGTTGGCTATGCAGACGTACGGCGTGCTGAAGGAGTTGATGACCCATCACGTCCACACATACGGCCTCATCATGGGTGGCAGCAATCGCTCTGCTGAAGCCCAGAAACTCGCTAATGGAGTTAATATCTTGGTAGCAACACCTGGCAGACTTCTGGATCACCTGCAGGTGCGGTTTATTACAGTGATCGGCTTTTCCACACGGGACTGTACTGTGTACTTGACCTGTTTTTCCTCCTGCAGAACACTCCTGGCTTCATGTTTAAAAACCTTCAGTGTCTGATCATCGATGAGGCTGACAGGATTCTGGAGGTGGGATTTGAAGAAGAACTGAAACAGATCATCAAACTACTTCCTAGTAAGAAGCAGTGATTATACTAAAAACTTTACATCTTGTTTTTCAcagtttttgtaatttaaatgataattaaagctgcaagcagcgatgatagggacctcgcacccgggctcaccgccgcccggtggcctcaggatgacagagaacagcgaacaaccttaatttaagccgatatatataaagaacctgagaaaatcacagatttatgccgaacttcctcctgtcagcaggtggcgctataactgtgactcaagattgttatgtagatgccttcagtaaaggaatcttatcaaccatgtaaattttcaggcagatcgaatattgtttggctgagttataagccaaacttctggttgccagcaggtggcgctatgactgtgactcattaTTGttttgtagatgtcttcaggagtggATTTTaattaaccatgtgaagtttcaagctGTTCAGACACAgtctggctgagttataagccaaactaccttctgccagcaggtggggCTATGACAGattcaatattggcatgtagatgtcttcaggagaggaatttaataaaccgttaagtttcaggctgattggacattgtgtggctgagttataagcaaaacttccttctgtcagtaggtggcgctaggactgactcaatattggcacgtatatgtgttcaggagataaatttaatcaaccatgtgaagtttcaggcagatcggacattgtgtagttaagttataaggacttcctgtttcatggcgaagcgttgaggtttgtcatgccgccacggacacgcccctctgcgaaaactctagatcttcacattatatcatcgctagagctttcagatgacacaacccaaatttggtgctgatacgaaaaaatttgtgggaggagtttattactctgtaaatcatgtcattttctgtggccagcaggtggcgctataactgtatctggatattggcatgtaaacgtgttcaggtcaggactgttattaaacgtgtgaattttgaggcagatcggataatgcatgcctgagttataatgacttccggttttgtggcgaatcgtcaaagtttgcgaggccgccgtggacacgcccatcgacaaaaactctaaagcttcgcaatttaacatcgccaaggcctttagatgacaaaacttaattttggtgttgatcggataaaatgcctaggaggagttcgttaagatacaacgcctggaaatggcaaaaatggcaCTTATACGCcgtaggaagttaaaaatatccgacttcctgttgggtttgagatatggctccaagagactttttcgtatgttttgccatgtttgaggtgtgtgacagttttcgtgcatgtgcgtgattcgtagatcgggggctcgtccgtttaatttgtttaggtggcgctgtcgagtcattttgccacgcccacttcaatattgttatgggggatgtgttcaggagaggacttttaacaaccatgttaagtttcaggcagatcggacattgtgtggttgagttataaggacttcctgttccttgGCGAAGCGTTAAGgcttgtcatgccgccacggacacgcccctctccgaaaactctagatcttcacaatacaTCATTGCTAGAGTTTttagataacaccactcaaatttggtgctgatacgataaaatttgtgggagttaGTTTGGTACagtgtaaatcatgtcatttcctgtggccagcaggtggcgctataactgtctctggatattggcatgtaaacgtgttcaggtcaggactcttatcaagcgtgtgaattttgaggcagatcggataatgcatgcctgagttataatgacttcctgttttgtggcgaatcgtcaaagtttgtgaggcagccacggacacgcccatcgacgaaaactctaaagcttcgcaatttaacatcgccaaggcctttagatgacaaaacttaATTTTGgcgtcgatcggataaaatccctaggaggagttcgttaaaatacaacgcctggaaatggcaaaaatgccactttttcgccgcaggaagtgaaaaatatccgacttcctgttgggtttgagatatggctccaagagactttttcgtatgttttggtgtgtttgaggtgtgtgccaattttcgtgcgtgtgtgtgattcgtggatcgggggcacgtccgtttaatttttctaggtggcgctgtcgagtcattttgccacgcccacttccgaagcccataacaaacgtaaattttcgccacttctgaggcgtgtgcaaagtttcgtgagttttcgggcatgtttagcccctcaaaaccgcgattcattccgcggaagaagaagaagaagaagaagaataattaaagctgcaagcagcgatgatagggacctcgcacccgggctcaccgccgcccggtggcatcaggatgacagagaacagcgaacagtaataatttaagccgatatattaaaaatatctgagaaaatcacagatttatgccaaacttcctcctgtcagcaggtggcgctataacacTGACTCATGactggcatgtagatgtcttcaggagaggaaacttatcaaccatgtgaagttttaggcagatcggacattgtttggctgagttataagccaaactgccttttttcagcaggtggcgctatgacagactcaatgttgttatgtagatgtgtttaggaggggactttcatcaaccttgtgaagtttcaggcagatcggactttgtgtggttgagttatactgcaaactaccatctgccagcaggtggcgctataactgtgacttaagattggcatgtagatgccttcagtaatggaatttaatcaactatgtgaagtttcaggcagatcggagtttgtgtggttgagttataagccaatctaccttctgccagcaggtggcgctatgactgacccaatattgttatgtggatgtgttcagaagaggacttttatcaatcatgtgaagtttcaggcagatcagacattgtgtggttgagttataataacttcctgttccatggcgaagcgttgaggtttgtcatgccaccacggacacgcccctctgcaaaaactctagatcttcacaatatatcatcgctagagctttcagatgacaccactctattttggtgctgatacgggaaagtttgtggaaggagtttgttacagtgtcaaacatgtcatttcctgtagccagcaggtggtgctataactgtaactggatatcggcacgtaaacctgttcaggtcaggactgttattaaatgtgtgaattttgaggcagatctgataatgcatgcctgagttataacgacttcctgtctTGTGGCGGATCATCaacgtttgcgaggccgccacggacacgcccatcgacaaaaactctaaagcttcgcaatttaacatcaccaaggcctttagatgacaaaacacaatttttattgtcaatcagataaaatccctaggaggagttcgttaaaatataacgcctagaaatggcaaaagagccactttttcgccacaggaagttaaaaatatacgacttcctgttgagtttgagatatggctccaagagacttttttgtatgttttgccatgtttgaggtgtgtgccaattttcgtgcatgtgcgtgatttgtagatcgggggctcgtccgtttaatttttataggtggcgctgttgagtcgttttgccacgcccacttcaatactgttatgtggatgtgttcaagagatgacgtttatcaaccatgtgaagcttcaggctgattggacattTTGTGGTTGAGTTacaaggacttcctgttccatggcgaagcgttgaggtttgtcatgccgccacggacacgcccctctgcgaaaactctagatcttcacaatatatcatcaccagagctttcagataacaccacccaattttggtgctgatacgataaaatttgtggatggagtttgttactccgtaaatcatgtcatttcctgtggccagcaggtggcgccgtAACTGtctctggatattggcatgtaaacgtgttcaggtcaggacgcttatcaagcgtgtgaattttgaggcagatcggataatgcatgtctgagttataacggcttcctgtttcgtggcgaatcgtcaaagtttgcgaggccgccacggacacgcccatcgacgaaaactctaaagcttcgcaatttaacatcatcaaggcctttagatgacaaaacccaaatttggtgtcgatcggataaaatccctaggaggagttcgttaaaatacgacgcctggaaatggcaaaaacgccactttttcgccgcaggaagttaaaaatatccgacttcctgttgggtttgagatatggctccaagagactttttcgtatgttttggtgtgtttgaggtgtgtgccaattttcgtgcgtgtgtgtgattcatggatcgggggctcgtccgtttaatttttctaggtggcgctgtcgagtcattttgccacgcccacttccgaagcccataacaaacgtaaattttcgccacttctgaggcgtgtgcaaagtttcgtgagttttcgggcatgtttagcccctctaaatcgcgattcattccgcggaagaagaagaagaagaagaagaaggattaaagctgcaagcagcgatgatagggacctcgcacccgggctcaccaccGCCcagtgaccttacgatgacagagaacagcgaacaataataatataagccgatatatatataaaaaacctaagaaaaatacagatttatgccaaacttcctcctgtcagcagatggcgctatacctgtgactcaagattggcatgtagatgtcttcaggagaggaatttaatcaaccatgtgaagtttcaggcacatgggacattttgtggttgagttataagccaaactaccttttgccagcaggtggcgttatgactgactcaatattgttatggggatgtgttcaagagaggacttttatcaaacatgtgaagtttcaggcagatcagagattgtgtggagattgtgttataagacaatttacattctgccagcaggtggcgctattaaaaactcaatattattatgtagatgtgctcaggagaggactttcatcaaccatgtgaagttt contains:
- the ddx18 gene encoding ATP-dependent RNA helicase DDX18 (The RefSeq protein has 3 substitutions compared to this genomic sequence); protein product: MADMQMKILRKKIQKISEKNKQRKLLQSQKEEENSEEVKDVLDESEVASDSAPNVIEEQQQSVSDEVNETSQKPKKKKKKRKLDATGESTTSSVKKAKKQSVDTTQASAGEEEQQEEGNLETVKCPENGNNEKEGSAEEDSDEDGPQLPSGLTGAFEDRSFASLSEVVSENTLKGVKEMGFDTMTEIQHKTIRPLLEGRDVLAAAKTGSGKTLAFLIPSIELIYKLKFMPRNGTGVIVLSPTRELAMQTYGVLKELMTHHVHTYGLIMGGSNRSAEAQKLANGVNILVATPGRLLDHLQNTPGFMFKNLQCLIIDEADRILEVGFEEELKQIIKLLPKKRQSMLFSATQTRKVEDLARISLKKEPLYVGVDDNKDTATVEGLEQGYVVCPSEKRFLLLFTFLKKNRKKKLMVFFSSCMSVKFHYELLNYIDLPVMAIHGKQKQTKRTTTFFQFCNADSGILLCTDVAARGLDIPEVDWIVQFDPPDDPKEYIHRVGRTARGINGRGHALLILRPEELGFLRFLKQAKVPLSEFEFSWTKISDIQSQLDKLIEKNYYLHKSAQEAYKSYVRAYDSHSLKQIYNVETLDLPKVAMSFGFKVPPFVDLNVHSSKGVKLHKRGGGGGFGYQKSKNVHKAKIFKHVNKGKGDGRQFSR